The following are encoded in a window of Halorarum salinum genomic DNA:
- the lysX gene encoding lysine biosynthesis protein LysX produces the protein MRVGLLYSRIRRDEKLLLSELRDRGHEVEKLDVRKLRFGLDGLDANGADVADCDVVLDRCLATSRSLYATKYLQHYGVPVVNAPETAETCANKVKNSLALEAAGVPTPATEVAFTTDAALEAIEAFGYPCVLKPVIGSWGRLMAKIDTRSAAEAILEHKETLGHYEHKVFYVQEFVEKPGRDVRVVACDGEPVAAMTRTSDHWLTNAAKGGETAEFELDDEARELVRRASDAVGGGLLGVDLMEVGGAGSGEYTVHEVNHTVEFKALNGCVDVDVPAAVVDWLELKADVAAEAAAV, from the coding sequence ATGAGGGTCGGGCTCCTCTACTCCAGGATCCGCAGGGACGAGAAGCTCCTCCTCTCGGAGCTCCGCGACCGCGGCCACGAGGTCGAGAAGCTGGACGTGCGCAAGCTCCGGTTCGGCCTCGACGGCCTCGACGCGAACGGGGCCGACGTTGCCGACTGCGACGTCGTCCTCGACCGCTGTCTCGCCACCTCGCGCTCGCTGTACGCGACGAAGTACCTGCAGCACTACGGCGTCCCCGTCGTCAACGCGCCGGAGACGGCCGAGACGTGCGCGAACAAGGTGAAGAACAGCCTCGCGCTCGAGGCCGCCGGGGTTCCCACGCCAGCGACGGAGGTGGCGTTCACGACCGACGCCGCCCTCGAGGCCATCGAGGCGTTCGGCTACCCCTGCGTGCTCAAGCCGGTGATCGGCTCGTGGGGCCGCCTGATGGCGAAGATCGACACCCGCTCGGCCGCCGAGGCCATCCTCGAGCACAAGGAGACGCTCGGCCACTACGAGCACAAGGTGTTCTACGTCCAGGAGTTCGTCGAGAAGCCCGGCCGCGACGTGCGCGTGGTGGCCTGCGACGGCGAGCCCGTCGCGGCGATGACGCGCACCTCCGACCACTGGCTCACGAACGCCGCGAAGGGCGGCGAGACGGCCGAGTTCGAACTGGACGACGAGGCGAGGGAACTCGTCCGGAGGGCGAGCGACGCGGTCGGCGGCGGCCTGCTCGGCGTCGACCTCATGGAGGTCGGCGGCGCCGGCAGCGGCGAGTACACCGTCCACGAGGTGAACCACACGGTCGAGTTCAAGGCGCTGAACGGCTGCGTCGACGTCGACGTGCCCGCGGCGGTCGTCGACTGGCTCGAACTGAAGGCGGACGTGGCTGCGGAGGCGGCCGCGGTATGA
- the argH gene encoding argininosuccinate lyase yields MDTGEGEAPEAPHEGGEGAGVIRRERFAGGPARSFLSSLAADERILAADLAVDRAHVVMLAERGIVGDDEAADVLAALDDVEAEGHDALPDGEDVHEAVESAVVDRVGPDGGKMHTARSRNDEVAACIRHRLRGDLLSAVEATLALREALLDAAAEEAETVMPGFTHRQFAQPTTAGHFLASYAGALERDTARLLDAYDRTNRSPLGGAAFAGTPFDVDRERTADLLGFDGVVENSTDASSARDFLAESCAALATLATTLSGLATDGIEHAKDGYLVLSDDYSSTSSIMPQKKNPDTLELVRAAAGDAVGALTGLLTTLKGLPRAYNRDLQRATPHAWTAVDSVTEATEVAAGAVATAEWDAEACAADAGAGFSTATGVADALATTGVPFRTAHELVATAAAETEDSASPDALAANLDAAAEEVLGESLWTHVSREDVDAALDPAGSVAARDSRGGPAPDALAASLARMEDSYDDHAVALAERRDALDAAADDLQRAVSERV; encoded by the coding sequence ATGGACACCGGCGAGGGAGAGGCGCCGGAGGCGCCTCACGAAGGCGGCGAGGGCGCCGGAGTCATCCGGCGCGAGCGCTTCGCGGGCGGCCCGGCCCGCTCGTTCCTGTCGAGCCTCGCGGCCGACGAGCGCATCCTCGCCGCCGACCTCGCCGTCGACCGCGCGCACGTCGTCATGCTCGCCGAACGGGGCATCGTCGGCGACGACGAGGCGGCCGACGTCCTCGCCGCCCTGGACGACGTCGAGGCCGAGGGGCACGACGCGCTCCCCGACGGTGAGGACGTGCACGAGGCCGTCGAGTCCGCCGTCGTCGACCGCGTCGGCCCGGACGGCGGGAAGATGCACACCGCCCGCTCGCGCAACGACGAGGTGGCCGCCTGCATCCGCCACCGCCTGCGGGGGGACCTGCTCTCGGCCGTCGAGGCGACGCTCGCGCTCCGCGAGGCGCTGCTCGACGCGGCCGCCGAGGAGGCCGAGACGGTCATGCCCGGGTTCACCCACCGGCAGTTCGCCCAGCCGACGACGGCGGGCCACTTCCTCGCCTCCTACGCCGGCGCGCTGGAGCGCGACACCGCGCGCCTGCTCGACGCGTACGACCGGACGAACCGGTCGCCGCTGGGCGGCGCCGCGTTCGCGGGCACGCCGTTCGACGTCGACCGCGAGCGGACCGCGGACCTGCTGGGGTTCGACGGCGTCGTGGAGAACTCGACCGACGCGTCGTCGGCCCGCGACTTCCTCGCGGAGTCGTGTGCGGCGCTGGCGACGCTCGCGACGACGCTCTCGGGGCTCGCGACCGACGGCATCGAGCACGCGAAGGACGGCTACCTCGTCCTCTCGGACGACTACTCCTCGACCTCGTCGATCATGCCCCAGAAGAAGAACCCCGACACGCTCGAACTCGTCCGCGCGGCCGCGGGCGACGCGGTCGGAGCGTTGACGGGGCTGTTGACGACGCTGAAGGGGCTCCCCCGCGCGTACAACCGGGACCTCCAGCGCGCGACGCCCCACGCCTGGACGGCCGTCGACTCCGTGACCGAGGCGACCGAGGTCGCCGCCGGCGCGGTCGCCACCGCCGAGTGGGACGCGGAGGCGTGCGCCGCCGACGCGGGCGCCGGGTTCTCGACGGCGACGGGCGTCGCCGACGCGCTGGCGACGACGGGCGTGCCGTTCCGGACGGCCCACGAACTGGTGGCGACGGCCGCGGCCGAAACGGAGGATTCCGCCAGCCCCGACGCTCTCGCCGCAAATCTTGACGCGGCCGCCGAGGAGGTACTGGGGGAGTCCCTGTGGACGCACGTGAGCCGTGAGGACGTCGACGCCGCGCTCGACCCGGCCGGGAGCGTCGCCGCCCGCGATTCGCGCGGCGGCCCCGCGCCCGACGCGCTGGCAGCGTCCCTCGCGCGCATGGAGGATTCGTACGACGACCACGCGGTCGCGCTGGCCGAGCGCCGCGACGCGCTCGACGCCGCGGCCGACGATCTGCAACGGGCGGTGAGCGAGCGTGTCTGA
- the lysW gene encoding lysine biosynthesis protein LysW: MTEAECVECGSAVTLHDDLEIGEIVDCGTCGAELEVVDVSPPVLERAPELEEDWGE; this comes from the coding sequence ATGACGGAAGCAGAATGCGTCGAGTGCGGGTCCGCGGTGACCCTGCACGACGACCTGGAGATCGGGGAGATCGTCGACTGTGGAACCTGCGGCGCGGAACTGGAGGTCGTGGACGTCTCCCCGCCGGTCCTCGAGCGAGCCCCGGAGCTCGAAGAGGACTGGGGGGAGTGA
- a CDS encoding argininosuccinate synthase, with protein sequence MTRVALAFSGGLDTTVCVPLLEEEYGHDEVIGVTVDVGQPEEEFAEAEETAEALDLEHYVVDAKAEFAELCLDSVRANATYQGYPLGTALARPVIAEKILEVAVEHDCAAVAHGCTGKGNDQLRFEAVWRASDLEVIAPVRELGLTREWEIEYADEKDLPVEGGNEGAWSIDTNLWSRSVEGDDLEDPTYVPPEDIYEWTDAPGEAGGEELVEIEFEDGYAVALNGEELDPVELVEELNELAGAHGVGRTDMMEDRMLGLKVRENYEHPAATVLLTAHEGLEQLVLTKSERDFKTTVDEEWAQQGYKGLVDTPLMASLEGYLDASQSKVTGTVTVKLQGGQARPVARDSEYGVYSESAASFNTETVDGIEQADATGVAKYHGFQERLANEVLENAKESATEEAVEEKATLTTDGGSEE encoded by the coding sequence ATGACACGCGTGGCACTCGCGTTCAGCGGCGGACTCGACACGACGGTCTGCGTGCCGCTGCTGGAGGAGGAGTACGGACACGACGAGGTTATCGGCGTCACGGTCGACGTCGGCCAGCCCGAAGAGGAGTTCGCGGAGGCCGAGGAGACGGCCGAGGCCCTCGACCTCGAACACTACGTCGTCGACGCCAAGGCGGAGTTCGCGGAGCTGTGTCTCGACTCCGTGCGCGCGAACGCGACCTACCAGGGCTACCCGCTCGGCACCGCGCTCGCGCGCCCGGTCATCGCCGAGAAGATCCTCGAGGTGGCCGTGGAGCACGACTGCGCCGCCGTCGCGCACGGCTGCACCGGCAAGGGCAACGACCAGCTCCGGTTCGAGGCCGTCTGGCGCGCCTCCGACCTGGAGGTCATCGCGCCCGTCCGTGAACTCGGGCTCACCCGCGAGTGGGAGATCGAGTACGCCGACGAGAAGGACCTGCCCGTCGAGGGCGGCAACGAGGGCGCGTGGTCGATCGACACGAACCTCTGGTCCCGCTCGGTCGAGGGCGACGACCTGGAGGACCCCACCTACGTCCCGCCCGAGGACATCTACGAGTGGACCGACGCCCCGGGCGAGGCGGGCGGCGAGGAACTCGTCGAGATCGAGTTCGAGGACGGCTACGCCGTCGCGCTGAACGGCGAGGAACTCGACCCCGTCGAACTCGTCGAGGAGCTCAACGAACTCGCGGGCGCCCACGGCGTCGGGCGCACGGACATGATGGAGGACCGCATGCTCGGGCTGAAGGTGCGCGAGAACTACGAGCACCCGGCCGCGACCGTGCTGCTCACGGCCCACGAGGGGCTCGAACAGCTCGTCCTCACCAAGTCCGAGCGCGACTTCAAGACGACCGTCGACGAGGAGTGGGCCCAGCAGGGCTACAAGGGGCTCGTCGACACGCCGCTGATGGCGTCGCTGGAGGGCTACCTCGACGCGAGCCAGTCGAAGGTCACCGGCACGGTGACCGTGAAGCTCCAGGGCGGGCAGGCTCGCCCGGTCGCCCGCGACTCCGAGTACGGCGTCTACTCCGAGTCGGCCGCCTCGTTCAACACGGAGACGGTCGACGGCATCGAGCAGGCCGACGCGACCGGCGTCGCGAAGTACCACGGCTTCCAGGAGCGCCTGGCGAACGAGGTGCTCGAGAACGCGAAGGAGAGCGCGACCGAGGAAGCAGTCGAGGAGAAGGCGACGCTGACCACCGACGGCGGCAGCGAGGAGTAG